From a region of the Teredinibacter turnerae genome:
- a CDS encoding CFI-box-CTERM domain-containing protein: MPRTKIFEIPQDLIGKNDPEGVCRAMVLSWCDCFHKYQIPGADWINAKSIRTMAGMQRNYRNSPDSSPILRRLKLQQKQEAISWSYANDFGEWTDKGINVDELPNGLYYVAITSRKNLGHAIGLNFSGEALYYLNQNEGMFRYGPMERKSVVLADAISVEREHLAKLGDPLRSISIYEITRDNTRACCYITSAVCTSLGLPDSCDELNILRWYRDNWLLSQSDGKKDVEFYYNTAPSIVDVIDKSPYKERIYRKIYREMINPSIVYVKEKEYEKARKLYKEYTLSLACKYL, encoded by the coding sequence ATGCCACGTACAAAAATATTTGAAATTCCACAAGATCTAATTGGAAAGAATGATCCAGAAGGTGTTTGTAGGGCAATGGTGTTGAGTTGGTGTGATTGCTTTCACAAATATCAAATTCCTGGAGCAGATTGGATCAATGCCAAATCAATACGCACTATGGCAGGGATGCAAAGGAATTACCGTAATAGCCCCGACAGTAGTCCTATTTTAAGACGTCTAAAACTTCAGCAAAAACAAGAAGCCATTTCTTGGTCATATGCCAATGATTTTGGTGAATGGACAGATAAAGGGATAAATGTAGATGAGTTGCCGAATGGGCTTTACTACGTAGCAATAACTTCAAGAAAAAATCTAGGCCATGCTATTGGATTGAATTTTTCTGGCGAAGCGCTCTATTATTTAAATCAAAATGAAGGAATGTTTAGGTACGGACCAATGGAACGAAAATCAGTGGTGTTAGCGGATGCAATATCGGTAGAGAGGGAACATCTAGCTAAATTGGGTGATCCATTGCGATCAATTAGTATATATGAAATCACTCGGGATAATACGCGTGCCTGCTGCTATATCACTAGCGCTGTTTGTACATCACTCGGTTTGCCTGATTCTTGTGATGAGCTAAATATATTACGTTGGTACAGGGATAATTGGCTTCTAAGCCAATCTGACGGGAAAAAAGACGTTGAATTTTACTATAATACGGCACCATCTATCGTTGACGTCATTGATAAATCTCCATATAAAGAGAGAATATACCGAAAAATATATAGAGAAATGATTAATCCATCGATAGTATATGTTAAAGAAAAAGAATACGAAAAAGCTAGAAAATTATATAAAGAGTATACCTTAAGTTTAGCATGTAAATATTTATAA
- the tnpA gene encoding IS66 family insertion sequence element accessory protein TnpA: protein MPNKKYNWPQLFADYEQSGLSQTEFCKQHEINPKYFSLKLSKRKASEGSPFARAIVQPEVEYTTSLVLHIGHCKILCPSTMPIPSFVALIKALA from the coding sequence ATGCCCAACAAAAAGTACAACTGGCCCCAGCTCTTTGCTGACTACGAGCAATCAGGCCTGTCGCAAACAGAATTCTGTAAACAGCACGAAATCAATCCGAAGTACTTCAGCTTGAAGCTTTCAAAGCGCAAAGCCTCTGAGGGCAGCCCTTTCGCGAGAGCTATTGTACAACCTGAGGTTGAATACACGACCAGCCTGGTTTTACACATCGGTCATTGTAAAATTCTGTGCCCCAGCACCATGCCAATTCCCTCATTCGTCGCTCTGATAAAAGCGCTGGCATGA
- the tnpB gene encoding IS66 family insertion sequence element accessory protein TnpB (TnpB, as the term is used for proteins encoded by IS66 family insertion elements, is considered an accessory protein, since TnpC, encoded by a neighboring gene, is a DDE family transposase.), with amino-acid sequence MIHWPDSIPIYLHRDPVDFRKAINGLAVIVSESMEQDVYSSALFVFCNKSRSQLKVLYWDQTGFALWQKRLERDKFKWPRKDRLSTITLTHEQWCWLLRGFDYCDFKPHHTLHFTDVA; translated from the coding sequence ATGATTCATTGGCCAGATTCTATCCCCATTTATCTGCACCGTGATCCCGTCGATTTCCGCAAGGCCATCAACGGGCTGGCGGTGATTGTGAGTGAATCGATGGAGCAGGATGTGTACAGCTCCGCGCTTTTCGTCTTCTGCAACAAAAGCCGGTCACAGCTTAAGGTGCTCTACTGGGATCAAACCGGCTTTGCACTCTGGCAAAAGCGTCTTGAGCGGGACAAGTTCAAATGGCCTCGCAAAGATCGGCTTTCCACTATTACGCTGACCCACGAACAGTGGTGCTGGTTGTTGCGGGGCTTTGATTACTGCGACTTTAAACCCCATCACACCCTACATTTTACCGACGTTGCTTAA
- the tnpC gene encoding IS66 family transposase: MSHVADLQKENDLLRKQLAAEKSVRVKHEAQIAALNEKIQLLLKQRFGASSEKSSPDQLGLFNEAEDVLAEDVAEAEPEATPVKGHTRTRKPRASIPDHFPREEIIHDIPESEKVCPHDGSTLKNIGSDDHEQLDIVPATINVIRHKRLKYACPCCEGHIVTAAKPKQPIEKSIASPGLLAFIAVQKYGDALPLYRQSEMFKRIGIELDRTNMANWMVTCGELVQPLINLLIEHLHKQTYLHLDETPLQVLDEPGKTAQSKSYMWVMAHDGEQPACIFHYADSRGQQIPLNLLSAENTAIMVDGYEGYQKACDDYGITRLGCWAHARRKFKEAQDLQKKGKTGKADQALAFIRRLYAIEKRIKDEPPDERFAIRHQEASPVLKKLKDWMEKSLHTVPPKTAIGKALVYLNNQWERLVAYLEDGRYPMDNNAAERAIRPFTIGRKNWLFSKSQAGAKASANLYSLIETAKANNLNIYDYLTHVFKELPNAHSIEDFEALLPWNANLV; the protein is encoded by the coding sequence ATGAGTCACGTGGCTGATTTACAAAAAGAAAACGATTTATTGCGCAAGCAACTGGCCGCAGAGAAAAGTGTGCGCGTCAAACATGAAGCCCAAATTGCCGCTCTTAACGAAAAAATACAATTGCTTCTTAAACAACGCTTTGGCGCATCCAGCGAAAAAAGCTCACCCGATCAATTGGGCCTATTTAACGAAGCAGAAGATGTTCTGGCCGAGGACGTCGCTGAAGCAGAACCCGAAGCCACCCCGGTTAAAGGCCACACCCGTACACGAAAACCCCGCGCCAGCATTCCTGATCACTTTCCACGCGAAGAGATTATTCACGATATCCCCGAATCGGAGAAAGTCTGCCCGCACGATGGTAGCACGTTAAAAAATATTGGCAGCGACGATCATGAACAGCTGGACATCGTTCCCGCAACGATCAACGTCATCCGGCATAAGCGATTAAAGTATGCCTGCCCCTGCTGTGAGGGCCACATCGTTACAGCCGCTAAACCCAAACAGCCTATCGAAAAAAGTATTGCCAGTCCCGGTTTACTCGCGTTTATCGCCGTACAGAAGTATGGCGATGCGTTGCCACTGTACCGCCAAAGCGAGATGTTCAAACGTATCGGTATCGAGCTGGATCGTACCAACATGGCTAACTGGATGGTGACATGTGGTGAGCTGGTCCAGCCCTTGATCAACCTGTTGATTGAGCATCTGCATAAACAGACCTATCTTCACTTGGACGAAACGCCACTACAAGTGCTGGATGAGCCGGGTAAAACCGCTCAGAGCAAAAGTTACATGTGGGTCATGGCACATGACGGTGAACAACCCGCCTGCATCTTCCATTACGCAGACAGTCGCGGCCAACAGATCCCGCTTAACCTATTAAGTGCCGAAAACACCGCCATTATGGTTGATGGTTATGAGGGGTATCAAAAAGCCTGTGACGACTACGGTATTACGCGCTTAGGGTGCTGGGCCCATGCCCGGCGTAAGTTTAAAGAGGCGCAAGATCTCCAGAAAAAGGGAAAAACCGGCAAAGCGGATCAGGCACTGGCCTTTATACGGCGTCTTTATGCCATCGAAAAACGTATAAAAGACGAACCGCCCGATGAACGCTTTGCGATTCGACACCAAGAAGCTTCGCCTGTCCTCAAAAAACTCAAAGACTGGATGGAAAAAAGCTTGCACACCGTGCCACCAAAAACGGCGATTGGCAAGGCGTTGGTGTATCTCAATAATCAGTGGGAGCGGCTGGTCGCCTATCTGGAGGACGGTCGATATCCCATGGATAACAACGCCGCTGAACGCGCCATCAGGCCATTTACCATTGGCCGTAAGAACTGGTTGTTTAGTAAAAGTCAGGCAGGGGCGAAAGCCAGCGCAAACCTCTATAGTCTAATCGAAACCGCTAAAGCTAATAACCTCAATATCTACGATTATTTAACTCACGTTTTTAAAGAGCTACCCAATGCGCATAGCATTGAGGATTTTGAAGCTTTATTACCTTGGAATGCCAACCTTGTGTAG
- a CDS encoding GNAT family N-acetyltransferase, translating to MTTEFTIREATLKDVPAIAVLGRATYKEHFSDIWHSIDSFLDADFTHDAIESCINSPSSHRYLLALKSDVLIGFAKLNINSELKDMGKPCIELQKIYVKKDNVGNNLGSVLLHKVLELALALGSKYVWLDVLKSNVQAQRFYQRHQFGIVDEIPYKTDKYELGMFVMVKMLEK from the coding sequence TTGACGACAGAATTCACCATAAGAGAAGCAACTTTAAAAGATGTTCCTGCGATAGCGGTTTTAGGTCGTGCCACCTATAAAGAACACTTTTCCGATATCTGGCATAGCATTGATAGCTTTTTAGATGCTGATTTTACGCATGATGCAATTGAATCGTGTATCAATTCACCGTCAAGTCACCGGTATTTATTGGCCTTGAAAAGCGATGTATTAATTGGTTTTGCAAAATTAAATATAAATTCCGAGCTGAAGGATATGGGCAAGCCGTGTATTGAGCTGCAAAAAATCTATGTAAAAAAAGATAACGTTGGCAACAATCTCGGTTCAGTACTTCTGCATAAAGTATTGGAGCTTGCTTTAGCGCTTGGGAGTAAATATGTTTGGCTGGATGTGCTAAAAAGCAATGTGCAGGCCCAACGGTTTTATCAACGGCACCAATTCGGCATAGTCGATGAAATACCCTATAAAACTGATAAGTACGAGTTGGGCATGTTTGTTATGGTCAAGATGTTGGAAAAGTAG
- a CDS encoding DUF1501 domain-containing protein yields the protein MNTTLNRRHFLQRAATLALGSSSAMATLSRLQLAHAQTARESDYKALVCVFLFGGNDAFNMVVPRSTTEYAAYSATRQSLAVPQNELIPIDGQQNNGAEYGLHPALTDLAQLYSNNKLAILGNVGALIEPTSKIAYQAKTAALPPQLFSHNDQQNFLQSLQSTQKRNGWAGRAADLMHSLNNNPRLSMNISLNGSNLWQAGADVVPYSVNPEGVGTINAMDRKASATENGWEHSRVAAFQAILAQQQNHILARNYAEHMNRAWDLSEEVGDAVSTAAQIQTLFPEDNRLAAGLKMTAKLIAARDSLNVSRQTFFVGMGDFDTHGDQNRRQSLLMSQLNDGLASFYNALEELGIADKVTTFSMSDFGRTLTSNGDGTDHGWGGHHFIIGDAVAGGRIYGTMPDLAIGSNDDMGEGRIIPTTSIDQYAATLSGWFGLPGSAYADVFPNLANFDVTDLGFL from the coding sequence ATGAATACCACTCTCAACCGTCGCCACTTTTTACAACGGGCAGCCACACTCGCCCTGGGAAGCTCCAGCGCCATGGCAACACTGAGCCGACTGCAATTGGCCCATGCGCAAACTGCCAGGGAGAGCGATTACAAAGCGCTGGTGTGCGTATTTCTTTTTGGCGGTAACGATGCATTCAATATGGTGGTGCCACGCAGCACAACGGAGTACGCCGCCTATTCCGCAACGCGACAATCGTTGGCCGTGCCACAAAATGAGCTTATCCCCATCGACGGCCAACAAAACAATGGTGCCGAATATGGTTTGCACCCGGCCCTCACCGATCTTGCGCAACTGTACTCGAACAATAAACTGGCAATATTAGGCAACGTGGGTGCGCTTATCGAACCCACCAGCAAAATCGCCTACCAGGCAAAAACTGCCGCGCTGCCGCCGCAACTTTTCTCGCACAACGACCAGCAAAATTTTTTACAGAGTTTGCAGAGTACACAAAAACGCAACGGCTGGGCCGGGCGCGCCGCGGACTTGATGCACTCGCTAAATAACAACCCTCGTTTATCGATGAATATATCGCTAAACGGCAGCAACCTCTGGCAAGCCGGGGCAGACGTTGTACCTTATTCAGTTAACCCCGAAGGGGTGGGCACCATCAACGCCATGGATCGCAAAGCAAGCGCGACAGAGAACGGATGGGAACACAGCCGCGTTGCTGCCTTTCAGGCCATACTCGCGCAACAGCAAAACCATATTTTAGCCCGCAACTACGCCGAGCATATGAATCGCGCCTGGGATCTTTCCGAGGAAGTCGGCGATGCGGTATCCACCGCAGCGCAAATACAAACCCTGTTCCCGGAAGACAACCGCCTTGCCGCCGGGCTAAAGATGACCGCCAAACTGATTGCTGCGCGCGATAGCTTAAACGTATCCCGCCAGACATTCTTTGTTGGCATGGGCGATTTCGATACCCACGGCGATCAAAACCGCCGCCAAAGTTTGTTGATGTCGCAACTTAACGACGGGCTCGCCTCATTTTACAACGCTCTGGAAGAGCTGGGCATTGCAGACAAAGTTACCACCTTCAGCATGTCCGATTTCGGCCGCACACTGACCAGCAACGGCGACGGCACCGACCACGGCTGGGGCGGCCACCACTTTATTATTGGCGACGCGGTCGCTGGAGGGCGAATTTACGGCACCATGCCCGACCTGGCCATAGGCAGTAACGACGACATGGGCGAGGGCCGAATAATTCCAACCACCAGCATCGACCAATACGCAGCCACCCTTAGCGGCTGGTTCGGCCTCCCCGGCAGCGCCTACGCGGATGTGTTCCCTAACCTGGCGAATTTTGACGTTACTGATTTGGGGTTTTTATAG
- a CDS encoding DUF1800 domain-containing protein: MPLPGDSDYAAAQSAARLLDQATFGTTAKTLVAAMEKSREQWLDEQIALPQTLHLPLLDERLTEIGFEPAPEVEKDDEGWVRDIQRSDIWWESAVWGQDQLRQRVAYALSQILVISNVSDVLYNDSRGIANYHDILAAHAFGNYRDLLKAVTLNPMMGEYLSMVRNEKADAQRNIRPDENYAREVMQLFSIGLVQLNIDGSPVLDNQQQPVPTYGQDDIKNLARVFTGWNHATITQWWEWASSGAAEILPMKAFPAYHDTGSKTLFGDKSIPADLTPEQDIDAALDILFAHSNVAPFICKQLIQRLITSNPSPDYVARVASVFNDNGAGEKGDLKAVIKAIYLDDEAINGPTLAPTTFGKLREPLLKVTGLWRAFKAQGIPVRENNGSLSLNRLRFRGSDREMGQRPYGSFSVFNFYRPDYQQPGEIKNNDLIAPEFQIMTDSQLVSSTSRLSGSIFWRDTKNAWPQSELTNPDNQPKADWDLYPAQLFLEEEKQLANDPSALVERLSLLLLHGTMSTQLRSTIIDFITEYQPYSSAEMRVYDALVLVMASPEYAIQR, encoded by the coding sequence TTGCCACTGCCTGGCGATTCCGATTATGCGGCAGCGCAGTCTGCCGCGCGTTTGCTGGATCAGGCCACCTTCGGCACAACGGCAAAAACACTGGTTGCAGCCATGGAGAAATCCCGCGAGCAGTGGTTAGATGAACAAATAGCACTGCCGCAAACCCTGCATCTGCCGTTACTCGATGAACGGCTGACGGAGATCGGTTTTGAACCGGCACCCGAAGTGGAAAAGGACGATGAAGGCTGGGTTCGCGATATTCAGCGCAGCGATATCTGGTGGGAATCGGCCGTTTGGGGGCAGGATCAACTGCGCCAACGGGTGGCCTATGCGCTCAGCCAGATACTGGTTATTTCCAATGTATCCGACGTGCTCTACAACGATTCCCGCGGCATCGCCAACTACCACGATATTCTTGCCGCGCATGCGTTCGGCAATTATCGTGACCTGCTAAAAGCGGTTACGCTCAACCCCATGATGGGCGAATACCTGAGCATGGTGCGCAACGAAAAAGCCGACGCACAACGCAATATTCGCCCAGACGAAAATTACGCGCGCGAAGTTATGCAACTCTTCTCCATCGGGTTGGTACAACTGAATATCGATGGCTCACCGGTATTGGATAACCAACAACAACCCGTGCCCACCTATGGTCAGGACGACATAAAAAATCTCGCCCGTGTATTCACCGGCTGGAACCACGCAACCATTACCCAGTGGTGGGAGTGGGCCAGCAGCGGCGCAGCGGAAATTCTGCCGATGAAAGCCTTCCCCGCCTATCACGACACCGGGAGTAAAACCCTGTTCGGCGACAAAAGCATCCCCGCCGATTTAACCCCGGAGCAGGATATAGACGCGGCACTGGATATTCTCTTTGCACACAGCAATGTCGCACCCTTTATTTGCAAGCAATTGATCCAACGGCTCATTACCAGCAACCCCAGCCCGGACTATGTTGCGCGGGTTGCCAGCGTATTTAACGATAATGGCGCTGGCGAGAAAGGCGATTTAAAAGCCGTTATAAAAGCAATATACCTCGACGACGAAGCGATAAATGGCCCGACCCTGGCGCCCACTACCTTTGGTAAATTGCGCGAGCCGCTGTTAAAAGTGACCGGCTTGTGGCGAGCGTTTAAAGCCCAGGGTATTCCCGTGCGAGAAAACAATGGCAGCCTGTCACTGAACCGACTGCGCTTTCGCGGCTCGGACCGGGAAATGGGGCAACGGCCTTACGGCTCTTTTTCGGTGTTTAACTTCTACCGACCCGATTATCAACAACCGGGCGAAATTAAAAACAACGATTTAATCGCGCCCGAATTTCAAATAATGACCGACAGCCAACTGGTGTCCTCCACCAGCCGGTTGAGCGGCAGTATTTTTTGGCGCGACACAAAAAATGCCTGGCCGCAAAGCGAATTAACGAACCCCGATAACCAGCCAAAAGCGGATTGGGATTTATACCCGGCGCAATTATTTCTTGAAGAAGAAAAACAACTGGCGAATGACCCCTCGGCATTAGTAGAGCGCCTGAGCCTTTTACTTTTGCATGGCACCATGTCCACGCAATTGCGCTCCACTATTATCGACTTTATTACCGAGTACCAGCCCTACTCGTCCGCCGAAATGCGCGTGTATGACGCGCTGGTGTTAGTGATGGCCTCCCCCGAATACGCAATTCAAAGGTAA
- a CDS encoding glycoside hydrolase family 5 protein — translation MSLKTGLVFFTVVWVLLAGWAQAGPLFQFHHAQGTAIADEKNQPVFLRGVSFGNRVWVNDRIPVTHHSAEDYSRVRAMGMNLVRFYLNYQTLELDAAPFEYQADGWQWLDTNIAWARAAGVYLILNVHVPQGGFQSQGNGRKLWQDADLQKRFIAMWRAIAERYRDEPVVFGYDLLNEPGVTRAKQQWQRLAQRTVDAIRLVDKKHPIIVERVNSINRRWENDADMNFVTVDGDNIIYTFHSYDPYFYSHQGIPWDASMKNRDGGVWPDPSRQHTRAFLARTIDQYLAWGKAHNVPLYFGEWGTYKANFEAGRGGLNYLRDMLSVLEERKLTNTFHVYHEESFGIYRGDGPLDPANVNQPVIDMFTTYLKPKHNES, via the coding sequence ATGTCGCTAAAAACGGGGTTGGTTTTTTTTACCGTCGTGTGGGTTCTGCTCGCGGGTTGGGCGCAGGCGGGTCCACTGTTTCAGTTTCATCATGCGCAGGGCACTGCAATTGCGGACGAGAAAAATCAGCCGGTATTTTTGCGCGGTGTTTCTTTTGGTAACCGTGTTTGGGTAAATGATCGTATTCCGGTGACACACCACAGTGCAGAGGACTATTCTCGCGTACGCGCTATGGGGATGAACCTGGTGCGCTTTTATTTGAATTATCAAACTCTCGAATTGGATGCGGCACCATTCGAATATCAGGCGGATGGCTGGCAGTGGTTGGACACCAATATCGCGTGGGCCCGGGCTGCGGGGGTTTATCTTATTTTGAATGTGCATGTGCCCCAGGGTGGTTTTCAGTCGCAGGGAAACGGCCGCAAGTTGTGGCAGGACGCCGACCTGCAAAAGCGTTTTATTGCCATGTGGCGTGCGATTGCCGAGCGGTATCGGGATGAGCCTGTTGTTTTTGGCTACGATCTATTGAATGAGCCGGGCGTGACACGAGCAAAGCAGCAGTGGCAACGCCTCGCTCAGCGCACGGTCGATGCCATCCGTCTGGTCGATAAAAAACATCCGATTATTGTCGAGCGGGTTAATTCGATAAACCGCCGTTGGGAAAACGATGCCGACATGAATTTTGTTACCGTAGATGGTGACAACATTATTTATACCTTTCACAGTTACGACCCGTATTTTTATTCCCACCAGGGTATTCCTTGGGACGCATCTATGAAAAATCGCGATGGCGGCGTATGGCCAGATCCGTCCCGACAGCACACCCGCGCATTTTTGGCTCGCACAATCGACCAATATCTGGCGTGGGGTAAAGCGCACAATGTGCCGCTGTATTTCGGTGAGTGGGGCACCTATAAAGCAAATTTCGAAGCGGGTCGCGGGGGCTTAAATTACCTCCGCGATATGCTTTCTGTGTTGGAGGAGCGCAAGCTCACCAACACATTTCATGTTTATCACGAGGAATCGTTTGGTATTTACCGAGGTGATGGTCCCCTGGACCCGGCCAACGTAAACCAACCCGTAATAGATATGTTTACAACCTACCTAAAGCCAAAACATAACGAGAGCTGA